Within the Pseudomonas guangdongensis genome, the region TAGCCCATCGTTGTGCCTGTCCCGGGTTGCCGCTGCCGCGGCGAAACCCGCATGGCAGGCAGTGCGCGTACGCCTCGGCTATGCTGGGCGTACGTTTGCCGGGACGATGTCGCGCACGCCCGGGCATGTCCCGTCTAGGTACCCGAACCACTCGTTACCCGGAGCCGTAAGCGTTCATCCGACAGCTTGCAGAAATTGCGTGCAAGCCTTCGATTAACATGTTACCAATCCAGGTACAACAATAACGGGAGTCTCTCATGAGAACCTTGAAACTCGCTGCCCTTGCCGTATCCATCGGTTTCGCTGCCGCCGCCCAGGCCGCCGACAGCTACACCCTGAAAGTCGCGCACTTCCTGCCGTCCACCTCCAACGCCCAGGCCAACATCATCGAGCCGTGGTGCGAGACCCTGCGTCAGGAGTCCAACGACCGCATCAAGTGCCAGCTCTACCCGTCGATGCAGCTGGGCGGTACCCCGGCCAAGCTGGCCGACATGGCGCGCACCGGTGTGGCAGACGTCGTCTGGACCGCCCCGGCCTACTCCGCCGGCAAGTTCCCGCGCGTCGAGGCCCTCGAACTGCCGTTCATCCTGCCGCCCGGCGCCAAGGCCGGCAACGAGATCATCTGGAGCTTCTACGAGAAGTACGCCAAGGACGATTTCAAGGACTACAAGGTACTGGTCGTGCATGGCGACGGCGGCATGGAGCTGCACACCCGCGGCAAGCAGGTCAAGAGCCTCGACGACATGCAGGGCCTGAAGATCCGCGCCTCCAGCCGCACCGCCGCCAAGAGCCTCGAAGCCCTCGGCGCCACCCCGGTGAGCATGCCGCCGGCGCAGATGACCGAAGCCATCTCCAAGGGCGTGGTCGACGGCGCGCTGGCCTCCTGGGAAGTGGTTCCGGCCACCAAGCTGGATGAAGTCACCCAATACCACAGCACCATCCCGGCCGGCGAAACCGCTCTCGGCTACACCGTGCTGACCATGCTGATGAACCAGAAGAAGTTCGACGGCATGCCCAAGGATCTGCAGGAAATCATCGAGCGCAACAGCGGCAAGGCCCTGCTCGACCGCTTCTCCACTGCCTGGGAAAAGGCTCTGGACGGCGCGCGCGCAGCCACTCCGGCCGAAGGCCTGGTGGCCATCGACGCCGCCGCCTACAAGGGCATGCAGAATGCTGCAGCCGGCGTAGCCGACGCATGGGTCAAGGAAGTCAGCGCTAAAGGAATCGACGGCCAGGCGCTCGTCGACGGCGCACGCAACCTCACCTCCGCCTCCCGGTAATCCTCCATGAACGAGTCGCTATCCTTTGGGAGCGACCAGCTGGCTGAGCGCGGCGCCTACCGCCGCGCTCTCCACTACACCGCCCAGGGCTTCGCCCTGGCCGGTGGTCTGGTCCTGATCGCCCTCATCAACATGTCGCTGATCTCCATCATCGGCCGCAAGCTGTTCTCCGCCCCGATCCGCGGCGATATCGAGCTGATGGAAATCGGTGCGTCCATCGCCATCGCCGCCTTCCTGCCGATGTGCGAGCTGCGCGGCATGCACATCAAGGTCGACACCTTCACCATGAAGCTGTCGCCATGCATCCAGCGCGCCCTGGACACCCTCGGCCACACCCTGTGCCTGCTCGCCGCGCTGATCCTCGCCTGGCGTACCGGCCTGCAGCTGTTCGACAACATGGAGTACGGCGACGTCTCCACCCTGCTGTCGATCCCCATGTGGATTCCGCTGGTCTTCATCGTGCCCAGCCTGGTGCTGCTGGCGCTGTGCTCGCTGGCCCGCATTACCGACCTCTTCCATCGTTCCGGAGGCCACGCATGAGCGGCTTGAGTCTCGGCCTGATCGCGCTGGCCATCACCCTGACCCTGCTGGCCCTGCGCGTGCATATCGGCATCACCATGCTGATCGGCGGCGCCGCCTGCTTCTGGGCAGTCAACGACGGCGACCTGTCCTCGCTGTTGTTCACCCTCAACAACCTCGCCTATTCGCGCCTGTCCAACTACGACCTGGCGGTGATCCCGCTGTTCGTGCTGATGGGCCAGTTCGCCACCCACGGCGGCCTGTCACGGGCGATCTTCCGCTGCGCGGCGGCCTTCATCGGCCACTGGAAAGGCGGCCTGGGCATGTCGGCGATCGGCGCCTGCGCCGGCTTCGGCGCGATCTGCGGCTCCTCGCTGGCCACTGCGGCAACCATGAGCCACGTGGCCCTGCCCGAACTGCGCCGCTACAACTACTCCGGTCGTCTGGCCACCGCTACCGTGGCAGCCGGCGGTACCCTGGGCATCCTGATCCCGCCGTCGGTACCGCTGATCATCTACGCGGTGCTGACCCAGGAATCCATCGCCAAGCTGTTCG harbors:
- a CDS encoding TRAP transporter substrate-binding protein, yielding MRTLKLAALAVSIGFAAAAQAADSYTLKVAHFLPSTSNAQANIIEPWCETLRQESNDRIKCQLYPSMQLGGTPAKLADMARTGVADVVWTAPAYSAGKFPRVEALELPFILPPGAKAGNEIIWSFYEKYAKDDFKDYKVLVVHGDGGMELHTRGKQVKSLDDMQGLKIRASSRTAAKSLEALGATPVSMPPAQMTEAISKGVVDGALASWEVVPATKLDEVTQYHSTIPAGETALGYTVLTMLMNQKKFDGMPKDLQEIIERNSGKALLDRFSTAWEKALDGARAATPAEGLVAIDAAAYKGMQNAAAGVADAWVKEVSAKGIDGQALVDGARNLTSASR
- a CDS encoding TRAP transporter small permease — its product is MNESLSFGSDQLAERGAYRRALHYTAQGFALAGGLVLIALINMSLISIIGRKLFSAPIRGDIELMEIGASIAIAAFLPMCELRGMHIKVDTFTMKLSPCIQRALDTLGHTLCLLAALILAWRTGLQLFDNMEYGDVSTLLSIPMWIPLVFIVPSLVLLALCSLARITDLFHRSGGHA